The genomic stretch GGCGCTGACGACCTTGACGGTGAGGGTGTGGCCGTTGGTGCCCGGCTTGAGCTGGTCGACCTTGGTGAAGACGGGCTTCCGGAGCGCCGGCTTGTCGCTGCCGCCCTGGGCCGCCGCGGTGGACATCGCCGATGAAGGGGTAGGGGTACGGATCGGGGGGTGCAGTCACTGAGGTGCGGAAACCCTAGCGCGTCTATCTGGGTGGGGGTGCGTGCGGCGCGGGGGAGAGGTGGAGTGTGAGTGGGGGGGTGGGGGAGTAAACAAGACGACGACCACCACCAGAGGGCACCAGCTGCCTGCGTTAACGCAGACCAGACCAGAAGAAGTAGTTGGGCCGGGCCGGGCCTGGATTACCCCAATGTCGTGGGCCGGCCAGTTTCGTTTCGTTTTCCTTTTCTCCCTTTTTTGTAATAATGAATGATCAATTTTCATTCCGAAAAATTAATTCCAAGTactgctgctggctgctgcacAACCTAATGCCGTCCTATTTTCCGAGTATATAATAAGTCGTCAAAATAAGACGATACGAGTTTTGGCTGAAATCCGAGCATACTTGTACGAGCTCAGCTAGAGCAGTGAGCTTGGCATGTTATCACAGGCCCAGCATATACTCTACTCTGCAGTTGTCAATCAAACAAAACTGATTCGCTGCATTTTGCCAACTGAAGAATCAACAACTGATGTCTAAGCAGAACTGATGTGATGCATACGTAGTGAAGAAAAAGATGCGAGCTGCAAAACAACAAAGTGATGAGCATCAGAAATAGGCTCGCTCATCAGAAGAGGTGCAGATAGGAAGGAAGGGAGGCTCATGCTCTCCCATAGTGTACTGTATTATTCAGTAAGTCAGCCGCCATTCATTTCATTACAGCGGCAAACTGGATCCCAATCGAGTGACTTGGTTGACCAATCCCAATTCAAACAAGGAAATACACACAGACAGACACAATCGCAGGATCGActgcaaacacacacacacacatggcTTCTCTTCAGTGTTGAGTCTTCACCCACTGACTAGTGCTTGTATGGAACGGGGATCCTGTCGGGACCGGACTTCATGTCCTCCCACAGCAGATCAGACAGCGCCTGCATCAGCGGCCCAACCTTGCCTGCACCACCAAACCATGCATTATTGTTATTAGTcaatgatgatcgatgatccatGCATTCATCAAATTACGTACTGTAGTACCGTCTCCGATGGGTTTGTCGTCCCAGTGGACGACTGGCAGCACGGGGAGGCCGCTGCCGACGAAGGCCATCTCCACGCTGCCCTTGGCGTCCTCCACGGTGATGTTCCTGGTGCTGACGCCTGCGAGCAGTCCGGACTCGACGAGCCTGGGCGCCAGCGCGAGCATCCTCTTGGCGGTGCACCCGCCGAGGATCTTGTCGAAGGCCGGGAGCACGAGGTGGTTGTCCGGCGTGACGAACGCCACGTTCACCATGGGCCCCTCGGCGACGTAGCCTTCGTCGTCGACCCAGACGGAGGCGAACGCGCCGCGGTCCTCGGCGTCCATGATGGACAGCACGTTGGGCAGGTAGTTGACGTTCTTCATGGTGGCGAACTGCGGCGGCTTCATGGGCACCGTGGCCGTGACGGCGCGCACGCCGTCGCGGCCGCACTGCTCGTACTCGGACGCGATCACCACGGCGTAGAAGGCGGGCGTGGggcagcccctggaggagagcaggaAGTCGCCGGGGCCAGAGCTGAGCCAGTAGCGGATGGAGCCCCTGCGGCAGCCCGACGCGGCCGTCATCTGGATGAGGATGCTCCGCAGGGCGTGGCGAGGGAACGGGGGCGTGGCCACGAcgcgcgccgcggcggcggaccGGAGGAAGCGGTCCAGGTGCGCGTCCAGCTCGTACAGCGCGCCGTCAAGGATCATGGCCGTGTCGAAGACGCCGTGGCCCCGGTGCACCATGTGGTCGTCGATGGGGACCACCATCATGGCAGGGTCAAGGATGATGCCGCCCAACACGCTCGAGTACATGGCCGGGTACGGCGGCGGAGCCACGCTCCATTTCTCTTGCGCCTTCTGCAGCACCTGCACCACCAACAAGTATGTATATGGATGAGCAACAATGGATGGATGCGATGCGATGCGGGTGACTGACTCACCTCGGCGCCCGACTCGTACACCGGGACCTCCACCTCATCTCCTGCCATGCTCAGATTCATTCATCATCAGGAGGAAACTGAAAAATTGTTGAGCATGTGGATCGACGGCCGGGCTCACCTTGCACGAAGGAACCCATCTGATCTGCTCGCTGCAACTGCAACTGCAACTGGAACTGGAACCCCTCCGCTCGGATCCTCAGCTCCGGCGGCCGCTATGGACGGACAGGTCGTCCTTCAGACTAGCTAGTTGATGAGATGAGCAATATAATGAGGATTGAGGAGGACACTGCTGGacacaggaggaggaggagtagtaaaaataatatattggaggaggaagcagcagcagccagccgCCTGCAGCTGCAGGCTCCTCGATCCGATCCGATCCAAATCCCCGGCCGGCCGCGCACCGGGCACCTTACGTCGTCGATCGATCGTATGCAGATGAGAACGACGACGCCCCAAACGACAAAAGTTAAAGAAGCAGTTAGGTCCCGGCCACCACCGCTCTCCTCGACCCATCTGTTGGTGCCTTCCTACACTGCTGCATCCTCTGCTCTCGTCACCGTCGTTTCTTTCACccttttcctctctctctctctctctctctctctctctgttgcATGTATGATTAGGATCTCATTTCAGCTTTTAacctttttgttgttgtataTGATTAGGATCTGAAAGCTACTACTTCATTTACAACTATAACTATTtttctccgttccaaattataagcacGTATACTTGTTTTATATAAGGCTTGTTTAtatgtgaaaactttttagatttcgctactgtagcactttcgtttgtttatgacaaatattattcaatcatggactaactaggatcaaaaaaatttgtctcgtgatttacaactaaactatataattagtttttgttttcgtgtatatttaatgcttcatgcatgtgccgtaagattcaatgcgatggggaatcttgaaaacttttttattttcggggtaaactaaacaaggcctaagtatctAGATAAAAAAGTATTGTTCGTTGATTTGTTGCAAGAAAAAAACACTGTTAAACAAATGACAGTAGACAAATAAGCTCAAGTGAACAGAAACTTCTATATATTATATCCAGAAAAGAAAACAGAGTGAcgttcactttttttttctctatcaGTGTAGCATGTACTTTGTTTTGGCCCCTTTCCTCGGCAGATTTGTTCATTTGTTCGTGGTAGTCATGATTTTCCTAACATCAAAGACGGATCCTAAGCACCGGGTTGCCCTGTGCGGGCTCCACGAAGGAGATTCAAGGGAGGAGGGTCGCCATCCATTTCAGTTTACATCTCACATACTTCTTTACTGAATCATCAATCGTGCAGGGGCGCTTGACTACCAATCTGCCATTTGCCTTCGCGAGCAATGATGGCGAGCACTTGCTAAGAGCAACTCTAAGAGCAGATAGGTAAACCGACTGTCCAAAACAATTTAGCTTGTCAAAGTATGAAAGTTTCGCAACAGCTTTTCTAATACCTTGTTTAATTGAGGAGCTGAAAAGCTTTTGGACattatagtactttcgtttttatttagcaattattgtctaaccatgaactaactaggatcaaaagacttgtctcgtaaattataggtgtacaatttattatttattttatatacatttaatgttccatatatgtgttgcaagattcgatgtgacaagatcTCTTCCGCAAAACTGATATATTTGGTTTTACAAaaccatttaggccttgtttagtttccaaaaaatgttGTGTTGGGGCACTGTagcgtttttgtttttatttgacaaatattatccaatcattgactaactagactcaaaaaagcTCGCAATTTAcatctgtgcaattagtttttgttttatatatatttaatacttcatgcatatgctgcaagatttgatgtgacgaagaattttgaaaaattttggctatttttttggaactaaacaaggccttagcagtTCTCTTGGAGTTGAAGAATGTTGCATGTGCCTTTCTATCTGTAGGCTTATAACAAAAACAAAGGAACAAACAAAGCAAGACCGAACATGTATTTTGTACCCAAATTAGCTACTCATGCAACAAGTAAAGTCAGGCATATAAGTGGAATGGCTAAAGATTAGAGTGACATTGAGCTGCACGAATAGGGCTCCTAAAGGTTAGGGTGACAACGAGCTGCAAgtaaacattttttttcttttgaaataAAAAGAGACGAATCCAGTCattatctataactcttataaagctaaaccccactagatgaattctctcttcatgtaAGGTTTCAgcatcattctccactaagtgATCCACTAAATATTCCATCTCTTCATGcaaagtgtccacatcattccccactaagtccatgtcatcccatattaattacaaaaaatgaccATATCATCTATATTATTatatgaaatactttaaatctttaatatattaacatacaagtcatgtaatacactatttgtttcacCACCAATTAATTCatctataatgtaaccaaatattagtttttgttctattatttttttctagatctaatacaataaaatatatgcaagtcaaattcatatatatatatatatatatacataatagattaaataccatatagtaatgctatgtatataatgatttatttttaagaaaatctcGCGGCAACGCGCGAAAAATTCGTCTAGCTATAATTATGTGTGTGTGCAATAGAATAGTACTCCCTATATTTTTGCGGGGTGGGATAAAAGGGTGAGAAGGGACGAATACCATAGCATGTCAGCGCGTGGACCCCCGTGAAGCAATCAAGCGCAGAGACGCATTTTAGTCTGTTTCCGGACGGGCGAAGAAGAAGGCGTGCAATCCCGCGGATGGTGAGGATCGCCATGACCATGACCTGAGACGCAGAGCTGGCTGGCATGGCATGGGGCATGAGGACGGCGGCGATCTTGCATTGCACGAGAGCATGAGCGTGAAGAGgtggtagcagtagcagtagcactcGAGACGAGACGAGAGAGGCCAAGTCAAATCGCGAATGCGCGTGGGACCCACCGTTACTTGTGCTCAGCCAGCGCAATCCCATTCCCATCGGAGAAAGAGAAAACCATCCCATCCGAATCGGGGTCCCCGGTAGatctgcactgcactgcactgcaccagACGGAGCGGAGCGCCGCCGGTCTCTTCCGGTCAGCGGCCATGGACCGCGACGGCCGCCCGGGGTGGCTGCCGTCGATGGGCTTCGCGTTCCTCAGCTTCAACTGCGGGATGGCCGTCTACCGCTCCTGGGACGACCCCTACACCGTCGCTTTCGTCCTCGCCGCCtacgccgccctcgtcctcctcTTCCGCTGCCTCCACCTGCTGGAGCGACGCAGGGACCACCGCCTCAAGCTCGCCGTCTGGGCCCTCTCCACGCTCCTTACGCTCATGTTCTCGTACAAGGTCGCCGCCATGATGCCGCCCTGGGCACAGCTGCTCGTCTGGGCCCTGGGGATCCTCACCATCGTCGCCGGATTCTACGCCTTCTTCGTCGCCCGCCCGGAGGAGCCCTGACCTCACCGATCCCTCCCTTCGTCTCCATGGCAGGCATCACATGGTACCCCCCTACTACTTATTTATTATATACCTCAGTGATTTGCAGCTTCCATTGCATCCTCGCTGACTTGACTTAGATCTGTTCAAACATCGCAACAGAGACCAAAGACTTGCCTTCTTGTTTGCTATCTCTTGGCATGAAGCTACCATCATTGACTTGACTAGATCTCCATACGAACCACCATGGACTGGTCCCCAACAATTATTAGGATTTGTTGACTGACTTGACTTGATTGGGTCTGATCCATCCCAAGTGGGGAATCTTTTGGATGAATGGACAACAAAAACTGCATCAACCCCTGCATGTAATATAATAACTCTTTATACAACACGGTCGGGACTTCCCAATGGGAACTAGAAGAAATTTCCATGAAGATTAGAACAAGCCTTTGCTATACCAAATCTGAGCCTGGCATGGTAAAATCGCATAGTCGGTATAAGGATACTTCTACCTAGTTTCTTTGATGCGCTATATCTAGATTCTCGGACAAATGGAATATCGTTATTGTTGCAAACTACTAGGCTAGGCCATCCAGTTTGAGGGACTGGGAGGAACCTGTATTCACACACTGCAGAGTAAGATGAAGAACGGCAGAGTCTCTAAATACTGGAACATGGgagatatatatagagagagaaaaagagatATTGGGCTTTGTGATTTTACATCACATATTTTCTAACTTGAAATCATGTAAAAAGAATGAACTCTCAAATCTCACTACCGA from Sorghum bicolor cultivar BTx623 chromosome 3, Sorghum_bicolor_NCBIv3, whole genome shotgun sequence encodes the following:
- the LOC8078079 gene encoding D-amino-acid transaminase, chloroplastic isoform X1; the encoded protein is MGSFVQGDEVEVPVYESGAEVLQKAQEKWSVAPPPYPAMYSSVLGGIILDPAMMVVPIDDHMVHRGHGVFDTAMILDGALYELDAHLDRFLRSAAAARVVATPPFPRHALRSILIQMTAASGCRRGSIRYWLSSGPGDFLLSSRGCPTPAFYAVVIASEYEQCGRDGVRAVTATVPMKPPQFATMKNVNYLPNVLSIMDAEDRGAFASVWVDDEGYVAEGPMVNVAFVTPDNHLVLPAFDKILGGCTAKRMLALAPRLVESGLLAGVSTRNITVEDAKGSVEMAFVGSGLPVLPVVHWDDKPIGDGKVGPLMQALSDLLWEDMKSGPDRIPVPYKH
- the LOC8078079 gene encoding D-amino-acid transaminase, chloroplastic isoform X2 gives rise to the protein MGSFVQGDEVEVPVYESGAEVLQKAQEKWSVAPPPYPAMYSSVLGGIILDPAMMVVPIDDHMVHRGHGVFDTAMILDGALYELDAHLDRFLRSAAAARVVATPPFPRHALRSILIQMTAASGCRRGSIRYWLSSGPGDFLLSSRGCPTPAFYAVVIASEYEQCGRDGVRAVTATVPMKPPQFATMKNVNYLPNVLSIMDAEDRGAFASVWVDDEGYVAEGPMVNVAFVTPDNHLVLPAFDKILGGCTAKRMLALAPRLVESGLLAGVSTRNITVEDAKGSVEMAFVGSGLPVLPVVHWDDKPIGDGTTARLGR
- the LOC8078080 gene encoding uncharacterized protein LOC8078080, which produces MDRDGRPGWLPSMGFAFLSFNCGMAVYRSWDDPYTVAFVLAAYAALVLLFRCLHLLERRRDHRLKLAVWALSTLLTLMFSYKVAAMMPPWAQLLVWALGILTIVAGFYAFFVARPEEP